Proteins found in one Megalobrama amblycephala isolate DHTTF-2021 linkage group LG5, ASM1881202v1, whole genome shotgun sequence genomic segment:
- the kcnk2a gene encoding potassium channel subfamily K member 2 — MAAPDLLDPKSATHNTKPRLSFSSKPIVYNSGDDCDTITTVMKWKTVLAIFLLVVLYLIIGATVFKALEQPQESSQKYLIVQEKINFLSSHTCVNTSELEDLVKQVVSAIRAGVNPSGHPSNDSSMWDLSSSFFFAGTVITTIGFGNVSPHTEGGRIFCIIYALLGIPLFGFLLAGVGDQLGTIFGKGIAKVEKMFVKWNVSQTKIRVTSTVLFILFGCLLFVALPALIFQHIEGWSALEAIYFVVITLTTIGFGDFVAGGSEIEYLDYYKPIVWFWILVGLAYFAAVLSMIGDWLRVISKKTKEEVGEFRAHAAEWTANVSAEFKETRRRLSVEIYDKFQRAAYIKRKLSSELGQNPGQDMIPCKRTLSVNFTDELEKEGLPTLTKNGSLYLNGLTPDCHDHGEISIIEHLKC, encoded by the exons TGGCTGCACCTGATCTTTTAGATCCCAAATCAGCCACACACAACACCAAACCACGGCTGTCGTTCTCCTCAAAGCCTATTGTGTATAACTCGGGTGATGATTGTGATACCATAACCACCGTAATGAAGTGGAAAACAGTATTGGCGATCTTCCTGCTGGTGGTTCTGTACCTGATCATCGGAGCCACGGTGTTCAAAGCTCTGGAACAGCCCCAGGAGAGCTCGCAGAAGTACCTCATCGTGCAGGAGAAAATTAACTTTCTCTCTAGTCATACCTGTGTCAACACCTCTGAGCTGGAGGACTTGGTCAAG CAAGTGGTGTCTGCTATCCGGGCCGGGGTCAATCCCTCGGGTCACCCCTCCAATGACAGCAGCATGTGGGACCTCAGCAGCTCCTTCTTCTTTGCAGGGACTGTCATCACCACTATAG GGTTTGGGAATGTCTCTCCACACACAGAAGGAGGCAGGATCTTTTGCATTATCTACGCCCTGCTGGGGATCCCACTCTTTGGGTTCCTCTTGGCTGGAGTGGGCGATCAACTGGGAACAATATTTGGCAAAGGAATCGCCAAAGTGGAAAAGATGTTTGTG AAATGGAATGTGAGCCAAACTAAAATCCGTGTGACATCCACAGTCCTGTTCATCCTGTTCGGGTGCCTGCTGTTTGTGGCCCTCCCCGCCCTCATCTTCCAACACATTGAAGGCTGGAGCGCTCTGGAGGCCATCTACTTTGTTGTCATCACTTTAACCACTATTGGATTTGGAGACTTTGTGGCAG GAGGCTCTGAGATTGAGTATCTGGACTATTATAAGCCCATCGTGTGGTTTTGGATCCTGGTGGGTCTTGCCTACTTCGCTGCAGTTCTCAGTATGATTGGAGACTGGCTCCGGGTCATCTCCAAGAAGACCAAAGAGGAG GTGGGAGAGTTCCGTGCTCATGCTGCAGAATGGACGGCTAATGTGTCAGCGGAATTCAAAGAGACACGGCGCCGCCTGAGCGTGGAAATTTACGACAAGTTTCAGCGGGCAGCTTACATCAAGCGCAAGCTGTCATCAGAGCTGGGCCAAAATCCAGGTCAGGACATGATTCCATGCAAGAGGACCCTGTCCGTGAACTTCACAGATGAACTAGAAAAAGAAGGTCTCCCGACCCTGACCAAAAATGGCAGCCTGTACCTCAACGGTCTTACCCCGGACTGCCACGACCACGGCGAGATCTCCATCATTGAACATCTAAAATGCTAA